A genomic stretch from Streptomyces sp. QL37 includes:
- a CDS encoding NUDIX hydrolase, producing MDLRLAAYAVCIEDGRVLLARHVRQDGEANWTLPGGGVEHAEDPFDAVIREVAEETGLDAVVERLLGVDSRVIPAGERRLPGRPALQNVGVFYRVRVTGGRLRPEPNGETAESVWTPLPQVARLGRSSLVDIGLALARNAPPTGHVAPVPVGGPIRH from the coding sequence ATGGATCTGCGACTGGCGGCGTACGCCGTGTGCATCGAGGACGGGCGGGTGCTGCTCGCCCGTCACGTACGGCAGGACGGCGAGGCCAACTGGACTCTTCCGGGTGGCGGGGTCGAGCACGCCGAAGATCCGTTCGACGCGGTGATCCGCGAGGTCGCCGAGGAGACCGGTCTGGACGCGGTGGTCGAGCGCCTGCTGGGCGTTGACTCGAGGGTGATCCCGGCGGGCGAACGCCGCCTGCCCGGCCGGCCCGCGCTCCAGAACGTGGGGGTCTTCTACCGGGTCCGTGTCACCGGCGGCCGGCTCCGGCCCGAGCCGAACGGTGAGACCGCCGAGTCGGTCTGGACCCCGCTTCCCCAAGTCGCCCGCCTGGGCCGTTCCTCGCTGGTCGACATCGGTCTCGCCCTTGCACGGAACGCTCCGCCGACCGGCCACGTCGCCCCGGTCCCGGTCGGCGGCCCGATCCGGCACTGA
- a CDS encoding GNAT family N-acetyltransferase yields the protein MLDSAVAWMNARGNTEQWGTVPYSQTSGGAARIERYTTVNSPYVAELDGVPVGALVLDSGPSPQMPIPAAGEPERYVRLLVSDRRHAGLGIGAALLAHAVDETRRAGIGLLRVDCWAGGGGELVAYYERNGFAPTESFLSGTWPGQVLARRVG from the coding sequence ATGCTCGACTCCGCGGTGGCCTGGATGAACGCCCGCGGCAACACCGAACAGTGGGGCACGGTCCCGTACTCGCAGACGTCCGGCGGCGCGGCCCGGATCGAGCGGTACACCACCGTGAACTCGCCGTACGTCGCGGAGCTGGACGGAGTGCCCGTCGGGGCGCTGGTGCTCGACTCCGGTCCCAGCCCGCAGATGCCGATCCCGGCGGCCGGAGAACCGGAGCGGTACGTGCGCCTGCTCGTCTCCGACCGCCGGCACGCCGGCCTGGGCATCGGGGCGGCTCTGCTGGCCCATGCCGTGGACGAGACCCGGCGGGCCGGCATCGGCCTTCTGCGGGTCGACTGCTGGGCGGGCGGCGGAGGCGAGCTCGTCGCGTACTACGAGCGCAACGGCTTCGCCCCCACGGAGAGCTTCCTGTCCGGGACCTGGCCGGGGCAGGTGCTGGCCCGGCGGGTCGGCTGA
- a CDS encoding carbohydrate ABC transporter permease, with amino-acid sequence MSNRPLAAPGRPRPPLVPTAALLLGAVYCLLPVVWVLVASTKSGSELFSTFTFLPGSGFTDNVADLTEYRDGVYWKWMANSAFYAGAGALLSTAVSAVSGYALAVYRFRGRETIFNILLAGVLMPPVILAVPQYLLLAEADMTDSYLSVLLPLILSPYGVYLARIYAAAAVPADVIEAGRMDGGGEWRIFRTIALPMMLPGLVTVFLFQFVAVWNNFLLPYIMLGDDEKFPVTLGLYTLLQQGSNTPALYTLVITGALLAIIPLIALFLVIQRFWSLDLLSGAVKS; translated from the coding sequence ATGAGCAACCGGCCCCTCGCCGCCCCCGGCCGCCCGCGTCCCCCGCTCGTCCCCACGGCCGCGCTGCTCCTCGGCGCCGTGTACTGCCTGCTGCCCGTCGTCTGGGTGCTGGTCGCCTCGACGAAGTCCGGCAGCGAGCTGTTCTCCACCTTCACCTTCCTGCCCGGCTCCGGGTTCACCGACAACGTCGCCGACCTCACGGAGTACCGCGACGGGGTCTACTGGAAGTGGATGGCCAACTCGGCCTTCTACGCCGGGGCCGGCGCCCTGCTGTCCACGGCGGTGTCCGCGGTCTCGGGATACGCGCTGGCGGTGTACCGCTTCCGCGGCAGGGAGACAATCTTCAACATCCTGCTGGCCGGGGTGCTGATGCCTCCCGTGATCCTGGCCGTGCCGCAGTACCTGCTGCTGGCCGAGGCCGACATGACCGACTCGTACCTCTCGGTCCTGCTGCCGCTGATCCTCTCGCCGTACGGTGTCTACCTGGCCAGGATCTACGCGGCTGCCGCCGTTCCCGCCGATGTGATCGAGGCCGGGCGGATGGACGGCGGGGGCGAGTGGCGGATCTTCCGGACCATCGCGCTGCCGATGATGCTGCCGGGGCTGGTGACGGTGTTCCTGTTCCAGTTCGTGGCGGTCTGGAACAACTTCCTGCTGCCCTACATCATGCTCGGCGACGACGAGAAGTTCCCGGTGACCCTGGGGCTCTACACGCTGCTCCAGCAGGGCTCCAACACCCCGGCGCTCTACACGCTGGTGATCACCGGGGCGCTGCTGGCGATCATCCCGCTGATCGCGCTGTTCCTGGTGATCCAGCGGTTCTGGAGCCTCGACCTGCTCTCCGGCGCCGTAAAGTCCTGA
- a CDS encoding MarR family winged helix-turn-helix transcriptional regulator, giving the protein MKDDSTAPADAARVGRLPSAALGGPVSHAVSRVARLHRITAGRMLKGLGLYPGQEFLMMHLWDTGAARQAELIKAMDLDPSTVTKMLQRLEQAGHVRRRPDPDDRRAVLVEATDESCALHDEVRGAWAGLEEHTLAGLGPAERAELTRLLAKVEENLCAGTGDCP; this is encoded by the coding sequence ATGAAGGACGACAGCACCGCCCCCGCCGATGCCGCCCGCGTCGGACGGCTGCCGAGTGCGGCCCTCGGCGGCCCCGTCAGCCATGCCGTGTCACGGGTCGCCCGGCTGCACAGGATCACGGCGGGCCGCATGCTCAAGGGGCTCGGGCTCTATCCGGGCCAGGAGTTCCTGATGATGCACCTGTGGGACACCGGGGCGGCCCGCCAGGCCGAGCTGATCAAGGCCATGGACCTCGACCCGTCCACCGTCACCAAGATGCTCCAGCGCCTCGAACAGGCCGGGCATGTGCGCCGCCGCCCCGACCCGGACGACCGGCGGGCCGTCCTGGTCGAGGCGACCGACGAGAGCTGCGCCCTGCACGACGAGGTGCGCGGCGCCTGGGCGGGCCTGGAGGAGCACACCCTCGCGGGGCTGGGCCCGGCCGAGCGCGCGGAGCTGACCCGGCTGCTCGCCAAGGTGGAGGAGAACCTCTGCGCCGGGACCGGGGACTGCCCTTAG
- a CDS encoding DMT family transporter produces the protein MRMALLALLWGSSFLWIKIALNGGLSPLHITVIRCALGAAVLLALARSARQRLPRSRRTWAHLVVAAVFCNVLPFFLFSVGEQTVDSGVAGVLNATTPLWSMGIGLALGTERGRHPLRLTGLLLGFAGVLLVFAPWQESGLTSWGALLLLAAAVSYAVAFAYMARHLLGRDGAPLALSAAQLVAATGLTTLALPAGPGVGDPTLGALLAVVALGIFGTGLTFHLNSRLIADEGPTAAATVGYLLPVVSVALGALVLGEQLSARVVAGMAVVLIGVGLTRTRTRQPGGTAEGAAGPRRRIGATAG, from the coding sequence ATGCGCATGGCTCTTCTCGCCCTCTTGTGGGGCTCGAGCTTTCTCTGGATCAAGATCGCCCTGAACGGCGGCCTCTCCCCCCTGCACATCACGGTCATCCGGTGCGCCCTCGGCGCGGCCGTCCTCCTGGCACTCGCCCGCTCGGCCCGCCAGCGACTCCCGCGCTCCCGCAGGACCTGGGCCCATCTCGTCGTGGCCGCCGTCTTCTGCAACGTCCTGCCCTTCTTCCTCTTCAGCGTCGGCGAGCAGACCGTCGACTCAGGGGTGGCGGGCGTCCTCAACGCCACAACCCCCCTCTGGTCCATGGGGATCGGCCTCGCCCTCGGCACGGAGCGCGGGCGGCACCCCCTGCGCCTGACCGGCCTCCTCCTCGGCTTCGCCGGTGTGCTGCTCGTCTTCGCCCCGTGGCAGGAGAGCGGCCTGACCAGTTGGGGCGCGCTGCTCCTCCTCGCCGCCGCCGTGAGCTACGCCGTCGCCTTCGCCTACATGGCCCGTCATCTCCTCGGCCGGGACGGCGCCCCCCTCGCCCTGTCCGCGGCCCAGCTCGTCGCCGCGACCGGCCTGACCACACTGGCCCTTCCCGCAGGCCCCGGTGTGGGGGACCCGACCCTCGGTGCGCTGCTCGCCGTCGTCGCCCTGGGCATCTTCGGCACGGGTCTCACGTTCCATCTCAACTCGCGGCTCATCGCGGACGAGGGCCCCACGGCCGCGGCCACCGTCGGGTATCTGCTGCCGGTCGTCTCGGTGGCCCTGGGAGCCCTGGTCCTCGGCGAGCAGTTGAGTGCCCGCGTCGTCGCGGGCATGGCCGTGGTACTCATCGGCGTGGGCCTGACCCGCACCCGCACCCGTCAGCCCGGAGGCACTGCCGAGGGCGCCGCCGGACCGCGGCGACGCATCGGCGCCACCGCCGGGTGA
- a CDS encoding aminotransferase class V-fold PLP-dependent enzyme has translation METSAIDRARDTEFASGTTYLNTSSCGLLPRRAVEAVTALAADSAVGVRGGVGSFDSVDAARAGFARIAGVAPARVAVGGSVAAHVGVVAASLPVGAEVLAPTGEFSSVVSPFAVRGDLRMRYVPLAELADAVRPGTAIVAFSAVQSSDGRVADVDAVRAAAAAHGARTMLDASQSAGWLPLDAGAYDYTVTGGYKFLLCPRGTSFLTVTEEAQPTLPALYAGWVAAEDRWNSTYGPVEKLAVDARRFDEPVAFLAYHGAEQSLDLLAEVGVGPVYTHATGLAARFREGLASIGHEAVPGTSAIVAVPGLGAREPDLAAAGVMVSARAGNLRAAFHLYNTEADVDRALDVLAA, from the coding sequence ATGGAGACTTCTGCGATCGACCGGGCCAGGGACACCGAATTCGCATCCGGGACCACCTATCTCAACACCTCCAGCTGCGGGCTGCTGCCCCGTCGTGCCGTCGAGGCCGTCACAGCGCTGGCAGCCGACAGCGCCGTGGGCGTCAGGGGCGGTGTGGGCAGCTTCGACTCGGTGGACGCCGCGCGCGCCGGCTTCGCCCGGATCGCGGGCGTCGCGCCCGCGCGGGTGGCCGTCGGCGGTTCCGTCGCCGCCCATGTGGGGGTCGTCGCGGCCTCCCTCCCCGTGGGGGCCGAAGTCCTCGCGCCGACGGGGGAGTTCAGCTCGGTCGTCAGTCCCTTCGCCGTACGCGGTGATCTGAGGATGCGGTATGTCCCGCTGGCCGAGCTGGCCGACGCGGTGCGGCCCGGGACCGCGATCGTCGCCTTCTCGGCCGTCCAGTCCTCCGACGGCCGGGTCGCCGACGTGGACGCGGTCCGCGCGGCCGCGGCCGCGCACGGGGCCCGCACGATGCTCGACGCCAGCCAGTCGGCGGGCTGGCTGCCGCTGGACGCCGGAGCGTACGACTACACGGTCACCGGCGGGTACAAGTTCCTGCTGTGTCCCCGGGGCACGTCGTTCCTGACCGTGACCGAGGAGGCGCAGCCGACCCTGCCGGCCCTCTACGCCGGCTGGGTCGCGGCCGAGGACCGATGGAACAGCACCTACGGGCCGGTCGAGAAGCTCGCCGTCGACGCCCGGCGCTTCGACGAACCGGTCGCGTTCCTCGCCTACCACGGGGCCGAGCAGTCGCTGGATCTGCTGGCCGAGGTCGGGGTGGGCCCCGTGTACACGCACGCCACCGGGCTCGCCGCCCGCTTCCGGGAGGGGCTCGCGTCGATCGGCCACGAGGCGGTGCCGGGCACCTCCGCCATCGTCGCCGTGCCCGGCCTGGGCGCCCGTGAGCCCGACCTGGCCGCGGCCGGGGTGATGGTCTCGGCGCGTGCGGGGAATCTGCGGGCGGCCTTCCACCTCTACAACACCGAGGCCGACGTCGACCGCGCCCTGGACGTGCTGGCCGCCTAG
- a CDS encoding DinB family protein produces the protein MTPETEGILLGLREARKLLLITVRGVTDAQLGERSTVSELTLGGILNHLTRGERVWTRILTDATGRTPDGMWDMTQYQAPEGATVTGLLAAYEEAARATDEAASKADPDAEVPLPEAPWEPGVVHHWPVRRILLHLLQETAQHTGHADIVREAVDGANSTARRD, from the coding sequence ATGACCCCAGAGACCGAAGGCATCCTCCTGGGCCTGCGCGAGGCTCGCAAGCTCCTCCTCATCACCGTGCGGGGCGTCACGGACGCTCAGCTCGGCGAGCGGTCCACGGTGAGCGAGCTGACGCTCGGCGGCATCCTGAACCACCTCACCCGGGGCGAGCGGGTCTGGACGCGCATCCTCACCGACGCCACAGGCCGGACCCCGGACGGCATGTGGGACATGACCCAGTACCAGGCGCCCGAGGGTGCGACGGTCACCGGCCTCCTCGCCGCGTACGAGGAGGCCGCCCGCGCCACCGACGAGGCCGCCTCGAAGGCGGACCCTGACGCGGAGGTCCCCCTGCCGGAGGCCCCTTGGGAGCCGGGGGTCGTCCACCACTGGCCGGTACGCAGGATCCTGCTGCACCTCCTCCAGGAGACGGCCCAGCACACCGGGCACGCCGACATCGTCCGTGAGGCGGTCGACGGCGCCAACAGCACGGCGCGGCGGGACTGA
- a CDS encoding DsbA family oxidoreductase, protein MRVEIWSDIACPWCYVGKARFEKGLAGFAHRDEVEVVHRSFELDPGRAKGDTELVIDMLAQKYGRSPEEARAMEGNVAANAQAEGLGYRTEGRDHGNTFDIHRLLHLAKARGRQDELLTLVYRANFAEERSVFDDAVLADLAVEAGLDADEARAVLADPEAYADDVRADEREAAELGANAVPFFVLDRRYGISGGQPAEVFVQALEQAWKDREVPGLTQVGGDAAACDADGTCEVPSRTGASDQRV, encoded by the coding sequence ATGCGCGTCGAGATATGGAGCGACATCGCCTGCCCGTGGTGCTACGTCGGAAAGGCGCGCTTCGAGAAGGGGCTGGCCGGGTTCGCCCACCGTGACGAGGTCGAGGTGGTCCACCGCTCCTTCGAGCTCGACCCGGGGCGGGCCAAGGGCGACACCGAACTGGTGATCGACATGCTGGCCCAGAAGTACGGGCGCAGCCCCGAGGAGGCCCGGGCCATGGAGGGCAACGTCGCGGCGAACGCGCAGGCCGAGGGGCTCGGCTACCGCACCGAGGGGCGTGACCACGGCAACACCTTCGACATCCACCGGCTGCTCCACCTCGCCAAGGCCCGCGGACGCCAGGACGAACTGCTGACGCTCGTCTACCGGGCGAACTTCGCAGAGGAGCGCTCGGTCTTCGACGACGCGGTGCTCGCCGACCTGGCCGTCGAGGCGGGGCTCGACGCCGACGAGGCGCGTGCGGTGCTGGCCGACCCCGAGGCGTACGCCGACGACGTACGCGCCGATGAGCGGGAGGCGGCCGAGCTGGGCGCCAACGCCGTGCCGTTCTTCGTGCTCGACCGTCGCTACGGCATCTCCGGCGGCCAGCCCGCGGAGGTCTTCGTCCAGGCCCTGGAGCAGGCGTGGAAGGACCGCGAGGTCCCCGGCCTCACCCAGGTCGGCGGGGACGCCGCCGCCTGTGACGCGGACGGGACCTGCGAAGTGCCGTCCCGGACCGGCGCGTCCGACCAGCGCGTATAA
- a CDS encoding LysR family transcriptional regulator, which translates to MLDVRRMQLLRAVVTSGSVTAAARNLGYTPSAVSQQMAALEKEAKITLLERSGRGVRPTDAGRLLNEYATLIGDHVAEAETALADLRAGRTGRIAIRYFASAGAALMAPALARFRRGHPGVLTELKLSDPEDPLPEVRDGRADLALVVRPHGLPPVDGIRFVPLLDDRYLAVLPEDHRLAAQEEIEMSGLADEPWIRSDRPGPCLDPVLDACASAGFSPGFVVESEDHATARAFVAAGLGITLVPELGIGGPHPGVAVRRVCGPEPVRSIHAAVRESSPAEQPALRGLLDALRTTAAARLGAGTWILPGRKE; encoded by the coding sequence ATGCTTGATGTGCGAAGGATGCAGCTCCTGCGCGCGGTGGTCACCAGTGGGTCGGTCACCGCGGCGGCACGTAATCTCGGGTACACGCCCTCCGCGGTCAGCCAGCAGATGGCGGCGCTGGAGAAGGAGGCCAAGATCACGCTCCTGGAGCGGTCCGGGCGGGGCGTACGGCCGACGGATGCGGGGCGACTGCTCAACGAGTACGCGACCCTCATCGGCGACCACGTCGCCGAGGCGGAGACCGCGCTGGCCGACCTGAGGGCCGGACGGACGGGGCGGATCGCCATCCGCTACTTCGCGAGCGCGGGTGCCGCGCTGATGGCTCCGGCGCTGGCACGGTTCCGCCGCGGACACCCGGGCGTGCTGACCGAGTTGAAGCTGAGCGATCCGGAGGACCCGCTGCCGGAGGTGAGGGACGGACGTGCCGATCTGGCCCTCGTGGTCCGTCCGCACGGCCTGCCGCCCGTCGACGGCATCCGGTTCGTCCCCCTGCTCGACGACCGCTATCTCGCCGTGCTGCCGGAGGATCACCGGCTCGCCGCACAGGAGGAGATCGAGATGAGCGGCCTCGCGGACGAGCCGTGGATCAGGAGCGACCGGCCGGGCCCCTGTCTGGACCCCGTTCTCGACGCCTGCGCGTCGGCGGGGTTCAGCCCGGGGTTCGTGGTGGAGAGCGAGGACCACGCCACGGCACGGGCGTTCGTGGCCGCGGGGCTCGGCATCACCCTGGTCCCGGAACTCGGGATCGGCGGCCCCCACCCCGGTGTGGCCGTCCGGAGGGTCTGCGGCCCGGAGCCCGTCAGGTCGATCCACGCGGCGGTACGGGAGTCGTCCCCGGCCGAGCAGCCCGCGCTGCGCGGACTGCTCGACGCGCTGCGGACCACGGCGGCCGCGCGGCTGGGGGCCGGTACCTGGATCCTGCCGGGCCGGAAGGAGTAA
- a CDS encoding alkene reductase encodes MTTVFDPVDLSGTQLSNRIALAPMTRSRAGEGGVATDLTVDYYTQRASAGLIITEGIQPSVVGQGYPSTPGLHSAEQVTSWRRVTDSVHAAGGRIFAQIMHAGRIGHPVLLPDGLIPVAPSPVAAPGQVYTQAGPKDFVEPHELTDAEIRATIGDFVTASRNAIEAGFDGVELHGANGYLIQQFLAPNTNLRTDEWGGSDAARIRFAVEVVKAVVAEIGSERTALRISPGNPYNGIEEPEPDAVYTALVSELEPLGLAYLHVLEQAGTRELTLALRKRFTGTLVINVFSEGPTGPEHHTVIDDGIADIISYGALFLANPDLPARLKAGGPFNTPDPSTFFGGDAKGYTDYPALDAV; translated from the coding sequence ATGACCACCGTGTTCGACCCCGTCGACCTCTCCGGCACCCAGCTCTCCAACCGCATCGCCCTCGCGCCGATGACCCGCAGCCGGGCCGGGGAGGGGGGTGTCGCCACCGACCTCACCGTCGACTACTACACCCAGCGCGCCTCGGCCGGCCTGATCATCACCGAGGGCATCCAGCCCTCCGTGGTGGGCCAGGGATACCCCTCGACCCCCGGCCTGCACAGCGCCGAGCAGGTCACCTCCTGGCGCAGGGTGACCGACTCCGTCCACGCGGCGGGCGGCCGGATCTTCGCCCAGATCATGCACGCCGGCCGGATCGGCCACCCCGTCCTGCTGCCGGACGGTCTGATCCCGGTGGCACCCTCCCCGGTCGCCGCGCCCGGTCAGGTCTACACCCAGGCGGGCCCGAAGGACTTCGTCGAGCCGCACGAGCTCACCGACGCGGAGATCCGCGCGACCATCGGCGACTTCGTCACGGCGTCCCGCAACGCGATCGAGGCCGGCTTCGACGGCGTCGAGCTGCACGGAGCCAACGGATATCTGATCCAGCAGTTCCTGGCCCCCAACACCAACCTGCGCACCGACGAGTGGGGCGGCTCCGACGCCGCCCGCATCCGCTTCGCCGTCGAGGTGGTCAAGGCGGTCGTCGCCGAGATCGGATCCGAGAGGACCGCGCTGCGCATCTCGCCCGGGAACCCGTACAACGGCATCGAGGAGCCCGAGCCGGACGCCGTCTACACCGCGCTCGTCAGCGAGCTCGAACCGCTCGGGCTGGCCTACCTGCACGTACTGGAGCAGGCCGGCACGCGTGAGCTGACCCTCGCGCTGCGCAAGAGGTTCACGGGAACCCTCGTCATCAACGTGTTCTCCGAGGGGCCGACAGGACCCGAGCACCACACGGTCATCGACGACGGAATCGCCGACATCATCTCCTACGGCGCCCTGTTCCTCGCCAACCCCGACCTGCCGGCCCGGCTGAAGGCGGGCGGGCCCTTCAACACCCCGGACCCGTCGACCTTCTTCGGCGGCGACGCGAAGGGGTACACCGACTACCCGGCGCTGGACGCCGTCTGA
- a CDS encoding sugar ABC transporter permease, translating to MTRTPRGKAYGVKGAPYAFLVPATVLFLLFFALPIGYAVYLSFRRTEVKGLGLGKGAREEIWAGLSNYTDALSDSELLHGALRILGYGAIVVPVMLGLALLFALLLDTDGLRLRGFTRLAIFLPYAIPGVIAALMWGFLYLPDVSPFLYLLDAMGLPRPDLLDGGPLYLSLANIAVWGGTGFNMIVIYTSLRAIPAEIFEAARLDGCSQLQIALRIKIPMVAPSLILTFFFSIIATLQVFSEPTTLKPLTNSLSTTWSPLMKVYQDAFVNNDIHAAAAQAVIIALATLALSFGFLKAANSRTKQGGSR from the coding sequence GTGACTCGCACACCCCGCGGGAAGGCGTACGGGGTCAAGGGCGCCCCGTACGCCTTCCTGGTCCCGGCCACCGTCCTGTTCCTGCTCTTCTTCGCCCTGCCCATCGGCTACGCCGTGTACCTCAGCTTCCGTCGGACGGAGGTCAAGGGCCTCGGGCTCGGCAAGGGTGCCCGCGAGGAGATCTGGGCCGGGCTCTCCAACTACACCGACGCGCTCTCCGACTCGGAACTGCTGCACGGAGCGCTCCGCATCCTGGGCTACGGCGCGATCGTCGTCCCGGTGATGCTCGGCCTCGCCCTGCTCTTCGCCCTGCTGCTGGACACCGACGGACTCCGGCTGCGCGGCTTCACCAGGCTGGCGATCTTCCTGCCGTACGCGATCCCGGGCGTCATCGCCGCGCTGATGTGGGGCTTCCTCTATCTGCCCGACGTCAGCCCCTTCCTCTACCTGCTCGACGCGATGGGGCTGCCCCGGCCCGATCTGCTGGACGGCGGGCCGCTGTACCTCTCGCTGGCCAACATCGCGGTGTGGGGCGGCACCGGCTTCAACATGATCGTGATCTACACGTCGCTGCGGGCGATCCCCGCCGAGATCTTCGAGGCCGCGCGGCTCGACGGCTGCTCGCAGCTCCAGATCGCGCTGCGGATCAAGATCCCCATGGTGGCGCCCTCGCTGATCCTGACCTTCTTCTTCTCGATCATCGCGACGCTCCAGGTCTTCAGCGAGCCCACCACCCTGAAGCCGCTCACCAACTCGCTCTCCACCACCTGGAGTCCGCTGATGAAGGTCTACCAGGACGCCTTCGTCAACAACGACATCCACGCGGCGGCGGCCCAGGCGGTCATCATCGCCCTCGCCACACTCGCCCTGTCCTTCGGCTTCCTCAAGGCGGCCAACTCCCGTACGAAGCAGGGAGGCTCACGATGA
- a CDS encoding LacI family DNA-binding transcriptional regulator has product MSRTEQNGAGRRRPPTIHDVAREAGVSRGTVSRVLNGGHNVSPAALDAVQSAIRRTGYTVNRHARSLITGRSDSVAFLLTEPQERFFEDPNFNVLLRGCTTALAAHDIPLLLMIAGTEAERRRNMRYIAGHVDGVLLVSSHSGDPVAAQLHEAGVPLVACGKPLGQGSRVSYVAADDRHGARDMVRFLYGSGRRRIATVTGPLDTPGGVDRLAGYRETLAECGLAVDEALIVPGDYSRAGGEAAAALLLERAPDVDAVFVASDLMAQGVLTTLERAGRRVPQDIAVGGFDDSPAALAARPELTTVRQPWDRISAEMVRVLLAQIGGEDPAAVILPTELVRRDSA; this is encoded by the coding sequence ATGAGCCGCACAGAACAGAACGGCGCGGGACGCCGCAGACCGCCGACGATCCACGACGTCGCCCGGGAGGCCGGGGTCTCCCGGGGCACGGTCTCCCGGGTGCTCAACGGCGGCCACAACGTCAGCCCGGCCGCGCTCGACGCGGTTCAGTCCGCGATCCGGCGGACCGGCTACACCGTGAACCGGCACGCCCGGTCCCTGATCACCGGACGCTCCGACTCGGTGGCGTTCCTGCTGACCGAGCCCCAGGAGCGCTTCTTCGAGGACCCGAACTTCAACGTGCTGCTGCGCGGCTGCACCACCGCGCTCGCCGCGCACGACATCCCGCTGCTCCTGATGATCGCGGGTACGGAGGCGGAGCGGCGCCGCAACATGCGTTACATCGCCGGGCACGTGGACGGGGTGCTGCTGGTCTCCAGCCACTCCGGAGACCCGGTCGCGGCGCAGCTGCACGAGGCCGGGGTGCCGCTGGTGGCCTGCGGGAAGCCGCTCGGGCAGGGGTCGCGGGTCAGCTATGTGGCGGCCGACGACCGGCACGGCGCCCGGGACATGGTGCGTTTCCTGTACGGGTCGGGGCGCCGCCGGATCGCCACGGTCACCGGTCCCCTGGACACCCCGGGCGGGGTGGACCGGCTGGCGGGTTACCGGGAGACGCTCGCCGAGTGCGGGCTGGCGGTCGACGAGGCCCTGATCGTTCCGGGCGACTACAGCCGGGCGGGCGGTGAGGCGGCGGCGGCGCTGCTGCTCGAGCGGGCGCCCGACGTGGACGCCGTGTTCGTCGCGTCGGACCTGATGGCCCAGGGGGTGCTGACCACGCTGGAGCGGGCCGGCCGGCGTGTGCCGCAGGACATCGCGGTCGGCGGTTTCGACGACTCGCCCGCGGCGCTCGCGGCGCGCCCGGAGCTGACGACGGTCCGCCAGCCCTGGGACCGGATCAGCGCCGAGATGGTGCGGGTGCTGCTGGCGCAGATCGGCGGGGAGGACCCGGCCGCGGTGATCCTCCCCACCGAACTGGTGCGCCGGGACTCGGCGTAG